The sequence TGGGACGTGATATTTATGAAACTTATTAAGTTTGGTATCAAAAATTTTAGAGGTTTCGGAAATGAATTACAAGAAGTAAAAATAGATAATTTCACTTGCTTAGTTGGTAAAAATGATGCCGGAAAGTCTTCTATCTTCGACGCTATGGATGTGTTTTTTAACGGTTTTAAAAATATTGATTCTGATGATGCACATATAGACTCACATGGTAATCGTGCAAAAAAGGTTGAATTGTCGGGGACGTTTGATGTTGAAGATTCTCAAATAAAAATAGAATCTGTTCCAACTTCTCTGGGAGCTGAGGGATTACTTAACAGCGAAGGGCAGCTTAAAATAGTGCAAGAAATATCTTCACCAAGCAAAAGTGGAATAAAAACTTTTATTATGGCGTTTTTACCAGATTTGGATGAGGTAAAAGATATACATACTTTGAAAAATTCGGCTTTAAAGAAAAGATTTAATAAAATTAAAGAGGATAATCATATTACCGGATGGGATAAAATACCTCAAACTACTAATACACTTATGCGCAAAGCAATAATTAATTACTATGAAAATAAACTCCCTGCCCAAAGTAGCATTCCTGTGAAAGTCCCTATAGACAAGGAGGGGGGTAAAGATCTATGGAGTTCAATAAATAAAGGTTTGCCACTCTTCCAATTATTTAAGACTGACAGGGATAATAATGATTCAGATGCTGAAATTCAAAATCCCTTGAAAGCTATAACTAAAAAAACCCTTCAAGGAAAGTTACAAGAACAGCTAGATACTATAACATCCACAATTAAAGCAGAAACAATAAAACAAGCTAATAAAACTCTTGAGAAACTAAATGAGATGGATCCTGATCTGGCTAGTCAAATAACTCCTACGTTTGATGATCCATCATGGCAAAATATTTTTAAATTTTCGTTAGACACCGATCAAATTCCTCTAAATAAAAGAGGGAGTGGAACCCGGAGATTAATCCTTTTAAACTTTTTTCGAGCTGAAGCAGAACAGGCAAAAGATGAATCCAATAGCAATAATATTATATATGCTTTTGAAGAACCAGAAACTGCTCAACATATAGATCACCAAAAAATACTAATGGAATCTTTCAAAAAAATAGCGGAACAGGCTAATCAACAAGTTTTAATCACGACACACAGTCCTGAATTAGCTGGATTAACTGATGTGGATAACATTAGAGAAGTTACACAAAATAATTATATAAGTAAAATAGACAACTCACCAAGTTTATTACGTATTTCTGATGAGTTAGGTATTTTCCCTAATATTTTGGGCATGCCAGGTAAATTAAGAATGGTTATTTTTGTGGAAGGACCCAACGATGTTAAATTTTTAAGACTATTTTTATCTAAATATTGTTCGGATTTTGTTACTCAAAATGATCTCCTTATAATTCCCTTTGGAGGTGGGGCCTTAAAACATTGGCTTGATCTAGATGTATTAAAATCTATAAATCCATGTACGTATTATATTTTTGATAACGATAAGGCTGGAAAGGAATATGAACGTAAGTTAGAAAAGTTGGGAAAGAAATTAAGTTCTCATGTGTGGAAATTAGGCCCCATTGAGTTTTATTTTCCTTATGAAACCTATTTACATGAAGCTACGTCAATTAATAAAAGCAGACATAATACAGATCCGGATAAGCTTTTAACCATAATATCTAAAGAAAATTATCATATAGCTGACTATAAAAAAAATATAGAACCTGTTAAAGGGGCGCTTTGGAGTAAATTTAAAGAAATAACAGACAATGGTCAATTAGCTAGTTATTGGTCTAGTGATAGTAATATAAATTCAGAATTCAAAGATTTAGCAGCTGAATTAAAATCCTGCTATGAAAACGATTAAGGCTTATAGTTTATAATATTTCAAAAATTTTAAAGTTATAGAAAGGAATCCTATCACCAAAATTATTTGGCTGTTTGTCGGTTTTACCGCTTTATTTTTTAATAAAAACGTAAGTCTTATCTTTACTGCCTATTTTCTAATTGCTTATTTTTTTCTGTTTATTCCGACAAAATACCGTTTTAGTCATTGACAAAGATCTTGGTCGGACAAAGTGTTTTAGCTATTCTGAGCTTAAACATGGCGGCCAGTCACTAATACCGGATTGATTTGGTGCGTTGCTAGTACCAGGAAACCCGCTGTGGCTAAGAGTTGTTCTTATGTTACCGGTGATCCTGGGGGTACCATCGAAGCTCTCTTTGGTTCGTCGTCGACTTATTATAATCAACAATCTGCAACACTGATCCGGCCAGAAGCATTTGCGACTTTAAAACAGCCCATTCTTTACGCTTATCAATTAGGGGGCACACCGGTTGATAACGCTTATTGGTTTGAAGATAACCGCATGAAAGCCTTAGTTGCATCAGCCGATTAAAATATACAGTAATAAAATTTGTTTACTGTATTATACCAAAAAGGTATAATGATTATTGAGGTGGAAGAATGTATGGAATATTTTGCTGAAAATCGCAAACTCACAAAAATCTTGAATGATCCCCGTTTACTAGTTAAAAATTTTGGCCGTGATCGGGCTAAACGCATTCAAGCTCGGCTTGATGAGTTTGACGCTGCTGATACTCTGAAGCAGATTTCTTCTGATCCACCGCCACGCTGTCACCGATTGCATAACAATTTGGAAGGCAAATTTGCTGTTGATGTCAGCAAAAATTTCCGCATTGTTTTTGAGGGTTACGATAAAGCCGATCAACTTTCAGTTGAAAGATCAGCAATTGTAACTGTTCAAATTATAAAGATTGAAGACTATCATTAAAGGAGTTGAAACGTATGCTGCATCGCGAGAATAGTATTCGGCAGTATCACACCAGTTCAGCTGCCGATCTCATTAAAGAAACTATGGACTTTTATCAAATTACTCAAACTGATCTAGCCGCTCGCTTAGGGGTTAGTCAAAAAAACATTTCAGATATTCTTAAACGCAAACGATTCATCAATGAGTTATTGGCTTTAAGAATCGAAACTGTTATGGGTATTTCTAGTCAATTACTCCTTAACTTAGATGCTAACTTTAAATTGCATCAGGCTAAGGAAAATGCTAAAGATTCTGAACCCAATCATCAATCAGACAAATTCCTTAAACGATATGATTGGGTATCAGCATAAGATTAATCATTGGAATAGTGGTAAAGCAAGCAGTCTTAGGTACGGGGCTTGTCAGTGAGTTGATGAAGGAAACTTTTACAGTTTCCAGCTTGAAATCGGTTTTAAACTCACAATTAAATTGATATTTAAGCAGCAGTTGATTTAATCAACTGCTGCTTTTTTGATCAAGCTAAATTAGCTTGCGCCGTTTGCGCAAAACTCCGCCTGAAAGGCTCCTGCTGAAGGCATGCTCATGATGCAAAATCATTCGGCCGACAGCCCCTTGTCTGGAAGACTTTTTTACTCAAATTCCGATAGCAATTTTGAGTAAAAACGCGAAGCTTTGCCAAAAAGTGGCTAGCCAATCGGCTAACCATTTTGGCATTGCACAGCGAACTTGGGGGTCAAGGGGGAGCGTTAGCTGTCCCCCTTGCAAGCACCGCAGCTGCCACAAACGTAGTCTTGTGGCTAGCATGCGGGTTGCTTGCCAAACCCCGTGAATTAATTTATTATGTGAGTAGAAACCCTTAGGGTTTCACGAGCTTAATCAATCAATTCACTTGCCTGAAAGGCAAAACAAAGGGGGTGGGGTTTGTGAGCGAACAACACAATATGGCTAGCTATCTATCCGATAAACAACCCAATCGGAAAGACAGTCGGCAAATCAATTTTAGAGTGAGCGAGCAGGACTATTTAAAGCTTTCGCAGTCAGCGAAAACTTTAAATATGTCCGTGCCTGCTTTTGTCAAAAAGAAGGCACAAGGGGCACGGATCGTTGCCCCTAAGATTGGCGCAAAAGAAGCCCAAGCATTAACCCGTCAATTAGCAAAAATTGGGGGTAATCTCAATCAATTAGCCAAACACGCCAATCAAGGGGGCAATGTTCCTGCCCAAGCATTGCAGGAATTGCAAAGTGAGGTGGCACACATATGGCAACAACTCACATAAAACGGTCTGCCAGCGCGTCACGCCTTGTCAATTACGCCGAAAAACGAGCGGTCTTAAAAGACGGACTAAACCTTGATGTTGACTACGCAAAAAGTCAATTCAAACAAGTCCGTGAAGTGTATGGCAATCAAGGCAAGACGCAGGCGTATGCTAGCCGTATCTCGTTTAGTCCCAAAGAATTTGACCCGACAAACGAAGATGACCAACAAAAAGCGCTCGATATTGCCAAAGAAGTGTATCAAAAAACCTACCCTAATCAGCAAGTCGCTTTATACGAACATGCCGACACGGACGCTTTACACATTCATGCCGTCATTGGGGCAATCGACTTAGAAACAGGGAAAAAAATGCACGGTAACTGGCAAGAATACCGCGAAAAATTAGTCCATAATACCGATGAAATCGTGCAAAAACATGGGCTTGAAGTTACGAAAGTTGACCCTGAACGCTATGAAAAACGTTCTATGGCAGAAATTAAAATGCATGATCGTGGGCAACCCACTTGGAAAGACCAAATCAGACAAGCCGTTGACAGCACCATGTCTAATCCC comes from Pediococcus inopinatus and encodes:
- a CDS encoding ATP-binding protein, producing MKLIKFGIKNFRGFGNELQEVKIDNFTCLVGKNDAGKSSIFDAMDVFFNGFKNIDSDDAHIDSHGNRAKKVELSGTFDVEDSQIKIESVPTSLGAEGLLNSEGQLKIVQEISSPSKSGIKTFIMAFLPDLDEVKDIHTLKNSALKKRFNKIKEDNHITGWDKIPQTTNTLMRKAIINYYENKLPAQSSIPVKVPIDKEGGKDLWSSINKGLPLFQLFKTDRDNNDSDAEIQNPLKAITKKTLQGKLQEQLDTITSTIKAETIKQANKTLEKLNEMDPDLASQITPTFDDPSWQNIFKFSLDTDQIPLNKRGSGTRRLILLNFFRAEAEQAKDESNSNNIIYAFEEPETAQHIDHQKILMESFKKIAEQANQQVLITTHSPELAGLTDVDNIREVTQNNYISKIDNSPSLLRISDELGIFPNILGMPGKLRMVIFVEGPNDVKFLRLFLSKYCSDFVTQNDLLIIPFGGGALKHWLDLDVLKSINPCTYYIFDNDKAGKEYERKLEKLGKKLSSHVWKLGPIEFYFPYETYLHEATSINKSRHNTDPDKLLTIISKENYHIADYKKNIEPVKGALWSKFKEITDNGQLASYWSSDSNINSEFKDLAAELKSCYEND
- a CDS encoding helix-turn-helix transcriptional regulator produces the protein MLHRENSIRQYHTSSAADLIKETMDFYQITQTDLAARLGVSQKNISDILKRKRFINELLALRIETVMGISSQLLLNLDANFKLHQAKENAKDSEPNHQSDKFLKRYDWVSA
- a CDS encoding MobC family plasmid mobilization relaxosome protein is translated as MASYLSDKQPNRKDSRQINFRVSEQDYLKLSQSAKTLNMSVPAFVKKKAQGARIVAPKIGAKEAQALTRQLAKIGGNLNQLAKHANQGGNVPAQALQELQSEVAHIWQQLT
- a CDS encoding type II toxin-antitoxin system RelE/ParE family toxin, whose amino-acid sequence is MEYFAENRKLTKILNDPRLLVKNFGRDRAKRIQARLDEFDAADTLKQISSDPPPRCHRLHNNLEGKFAVDVSKNFRIVFEGYDKADQLSVERSAIVTVQIIKIEDYH